A single window of Tenericutes bacterium MZ-XQ DNA harbors:
- a CDS encoding sodium ABC transporter ATP-binding protein, whose product MLEVKDAKMMYGNLVAVDHLTFTIKPGDIFGLLGTNGAGKTTTFRMIMGLLNPTEGEVLYNGEKVGYHNVNEIGYMIEERSLLTKVTVKELMLYFGQLKDMEPKIILERLDYWLERFGIVDYKNKKIKELSKGNQQKIQFISAIINNPKLLVLDEPFSGLDPINTELFVEVIRDFQKNGSMVVFSSHQLDHVESFCEEIIVLEKGKAVIEGRIDQVKKDFKKQNIHIVGDVEVEKLEKIPGVFKVIENSNGLIVKIENVDVSKAVFDYVKTCKHITKYDVEQASLSEIFVAKVGHKHEEV is encoded by the coding sequence ATGTTAGAAGTCAAAGATGCCAAGATGATGTATGGCAACTTGGTTGCTGTCGACCATTTGACATTCACCATCAAACCTGGTGATATTTTTGGTCTGCTTGGAACAAACGGTGCCGGCAAAACTACAACCTTTAGAATGATTATGGGATTATTAAATCCTACTGAAGGTGAAGTTTTATATAACGGTGAAAAAGTTGGGTATCACAATGTTAATGAGATTGGATATATGATTGAAGAAAGAAGTTTATTAACAAAAGTCACAGTCAAAGAGTTGATGCTTTATTTTGGACAGCTCAAAGATATGGAACCTAAAATCATTTTAGAAAGACTTGATTACTGGCTTGAAAGATTTGGAATTGTTGATTACAAAAATAAAAAAATAAAAGAATTATCAAAAGGAAATCAACAAAAAATTCAGTTCATTTCAGCGATTATCAATAATCCAAAACTTTTAGTATTGGATGAACCATTTAGTGGACTTGATCCAATCAATACTGAACTGTTTGTAGAAGTCATTAGAGATTTCCAAAAAAACGGAAGTATGGTTGTTTTTTCTTCACATCAACTGGATCATGTGGAATCATTTTGTGAAGAAATCATTGTTTTAGAAAAAGGAAAAGCAGTGATTGAAGGACGTATTGATCAAGTTAAAAAAGACTTTAAAAAGCAAAATATACATATCGTTGGTGATGTTGAAGTTGAGAAGCTAGAAAAAATACCTGGAGTTTTTAAAGTCATTGAAAACTCTAATGGTTTGATTGTAAAAATTGAAAACGTGGACGTATCAAAAGCTGTTTTTGATTACGTAAAAACATGTAAACATATTACTAAGTATGATGTTGAACAAGCAAGCCTTTCAGAAATATTTGTTGCAAAGGTAGGTCATAAACATGAAGAAGTTTAA
- a CDS encoding threonine--tRNA ligase, whose product MIKITFPDGSQKDYEKGITPYEITQGISISLAKKAIAAIFNDGYVELNRKLEEDGKLSLLTEKDEKALDVINHSTAHLMAQAIVSLYPQACFGVGPYIEEGFYYDVDFGDEKISDQDLVKIEKRMHELAEEGFDILRDEVTYEQAQKIFSHDPYKLEIIEDYKHTQLTVYRQGNFVDLCRGGHVLNTKQIKHFKLLNLAGAYWRGNSDNKMLVRIYGTSFFSKKALDDHLILLEERKQRDHRKLGKELGLFMISKEAGQGLPFWLPKGATIRRVIERYITDVEISLGYMHVYTPILANVDVYKTSGHWDHYQDSMFPPMDMGDGEMLVIRPMNCPHHMIMYKNDVHSYRELPLRIAELGMMHRYEKSGALSGLQRVREMTLNDAHIFVRPDQIKDEFKRTMELLLAVYRDFNITDYKFRLSYRDPEDTEKYFPNDEMWNKAERMLKEALDEFGVEYFEAVGEAAFYGPKLDVQVKTALGNSETLSTIQLDFLLPERFDLTYVGEDGKNDQRPVVIHRGIVSTMERFVAYLTEEYKGAFPFWLAPVQVKVLPVNVSAHMDYVKKVHESLKYKGYRVESDLREEKLGYKIREAQTMKIPYALVLGDKEAEQGEVTYRKYGETAQITVSLEAFENMIQKELKETLK is encoded by the coding sequence ATGATTAAAATTACATTTCCAGACGGAAGTCAAAAAGATTATGAAAAAGGCATTACACCTTATGAAATTACCCAAGGTATATCCATCAGTTTAGCGAAAAAAGCGATTGCGGCTATATTTAATGATGGTTATGTAGAACTGAATAGAAAACTTGAAGAAGACGGTAAACTATCACTTCTAACAGAGAAAGATGAGAAAGCATTAGATGTTATCAATCACTCAACAGCTCATTTAATGGCTCAAGCAATCGTTAGTTTGTATCCACAAGCTTGTTTTGGTGTGGGACCTTATATCGAAGAAGGTTTTTATTATGATGTTGATTTTGGTGATGAGAAGATCAGTGATCAAGATCTAGTAAAAATTGAAAAGAGAATGCATGAGCTAGCTGAAGAAGGTTTTGATATTTTAAGAGATGAAGTCACATATGAACAAGCGCAAAAGATTTTTAGCCATGACCCATATAAATTAGAAATTATCGAAGATTATAAACATACACAACTCACAGTCTATCGTCAAGGGAATTTTGTTGATTTATGTCGTGGTGGACATGTGTTAAACACAAAACAAATCAAACACTTTAAACTTTTAAACTTAGCAGGTGCTTATTGGAGAGGTAACAGCGACAATAAAATGCTTGTTAGAATTTATGGTACAAGTTTCTTTAGCAAAAAGGCACTAGATGATCATTTAATTTTACTTGAAGAAAGAAAGCAAAGAGATCATCGTAAGCTTGGTAAAGAGCTAGGTTTATTCATGATCTCAAAAGAAGCTGGTCAAGGTCTACCTTTCTGGCTGCCTAAAGGCGCAACCATCCGTCGTGTGATTGAAAGATATATTACAGATGTTGAGATATCTCTAGGCTATATGCATGTTTATACACCAATACTTGCAAATGTTGATGTTTATAAGACTTCAGGACACTGGGATCATTATCAAGATTCTATGTTTCCACCAATGGATATGGGAGATGGTGAAATGCTAGTCATCAGACCAATGAACTGTCCACATCACATGATTATGTATAAAAATGATGTTCATTCATATAGAGAATTACCTTTAAGAATTGCAGAACTAGGTATGATGCACCGTTATGAAAAATCAGGTGCTTTATCAGGGCTACAACGTGTCCGTGAAATGACACTGAATGATGCACATATCTTTGTAAGACCGGATCAAATCAAAGATGAATTTAAACGCACAATGGAGTTACTTCTTGCGGTTTATAGAGATTTCAATATCACAGATTATAAGTTTAGATTAAGCTATAGAGATCCTGAAGATACTGAAAAATATTTCCCAAATGATGAGATGTGGAATAAAGCAGAACGTATGCTAAAAGAAGCTTTAGATGAGTTTGGTGTTGAGTATTTTGAAGCTGTAGGCGAAGCAGCATTTTATGGTCCAAAATTAGATGTTCAAGTCAAAACTGCATTAGGTAATAGCGAAACATTGTCAACCATTCAACTTGACTTTTTACTTCCAGAACGATTTGATTTAACTTATGTTGGCGAAGATGGTAAAAATGATCAAAGACCAGTGGTTATCCATAGAGGTATTGTATCAACCATGGAACGTTTTGTTGCATACTTAACAGAGGAGTACAAAGGTGCATTTCCTTTCTGGTTAGCACCAGTTCAAGTCAAAGTATTACCTGTTAATGTCTCTGCACATATGGATTATGTGAAAAAAGTTCATGAATCGTTAAAATACAAAGGTTATCGTGTAGAATCTGATTTAAGAGAAGAAAAACTTGGATACAAGATTAGAGAAGCACAAACCATGAAGATTCCTTACGCGTTAGTTTTAGGGGATAAAGAAGCTGAGCAGGGAGAGGTCACTTATCGTAAATATGGTGAAACCGCACAAATTACTGTTTCACTTGAAGCGTTTGAAAACATGATTCAAAAAGAACTTAAAGAAACTTTAAAGTAA